From one Lotus japonicus ecotype B-129 chromosome 3, LjGifu_v1.2 genomic stretch:
- the LOC130744384 gene encoding putative ubiquitin-conjugating enzyme E2 38: MEEIKTTNEFRNFEVVPHVSDHHFLNKSRDSITDNPNCRAHKRIMEEWETLEQNLPESIYVRVYKNRIDLMRAVIVGAAGTPYHNGLFFFDIAFPSNYPQHPPMVNFTSSGLRLNPNLHVNGEVIMSLLSKSEIVEENCETWDPSESTSLQVLLSLQKHILNKEPFYNDPRAAYFRRFNMDGDSSRAYNERVYSFTCHLTLYLMLNPPTDFKAFVIRHFCDRAPAILSAFKEYVNGSLSVENYVRMSSLPVKVSPKFKEWVKDFYPLMFQMFTLFGASFDASFNSLELPSEPSESHNPGGIKKRGILPKLMKVIKSSFVLD, encoded by the coding sequence ATGGAAGAGATTAAAACGACGAATGAGTTCAGGAACTTCGAAGTTGTTCCACACGTTTCAGATCACCACTTTCTTAACAAGAGCCGAGACAGCATTACGGACAACCCAAATTGCAGAGCGCACAAGAGGATCATGGAGGAATGGGAGACCCTCGAACAAAACCTACCCGAATCCATCTACGTTCGAGTCTACAAGAACCGTATTGATCTCATGAGGGCAGTAATCGTGGGTGCCGCCGGCACACCCTACCATAATGGCCTCTTCTTCTTCGACATTGCCTTCCCCTCCAATTACCCACAGCATCCGCCCATGGTCAATTTCACCTCGTCTGGGCTCCGGCTGAACCCGAACCTACATGTTAATGGCGAGGTAATCATGAGCCTCCTCAGTAAATCTGAGATTGTGGAGGAGAACTGCGAGACGTGGGACCCGTCTGAGTCCACGTCTCTGCAGGTACTGCTCTCCCTCCAAAAACACATTCTCAACAAGGAGCCCTTCTACAATGACCCCCGTGCCGCCTACTTCCGCCGTTTCAACATGGATGGAGACTCATCACGTGCCTACAATGAGCGGGTGTACAGCTTCACGTGCCACCTGACCCTGTACCTTATGCTGAACCCCCCGACGGACTTCAAAGCCTTCGTCATACGCCACTTCTGTGACCGTGCACCTGCAATTCTCTCGGCTTTTAAAGAGTACGTGAATGGGTCCCTGAGTGTCGAAAACTACGTTAGGATGTCTTCTCTTCCCGTTAAGGTTTCACCGAAGTTCAAGGAGTGGGTGAAGGACTTTTATCCATTGATGTTTCAAATGTTTACACTCTTCGGTGCTTCGTTTGATGCTTCCTTCAACAGCTTGGAGTTGCCATCAGAGCCCTCGGAGAGCCACAACCCCGGTGGAATCAAAAAGAGGGGAATCCTCCCGAAATTAATGAAAGTGATAAAGAGTTCATTTGTTTTAGattaa